Genomic segment of Aphelocoma coerulescens isolate FSJ_1873_10779 chromosome 6, UR_Acoe_1.0, whole genome shotgun sequence:
CCCCGGCATGATGGGGGTGTACAGAGGCGCTGGGTGTGGGTAGCCTAGCAGGGTTGCCCCCATCCTCCCCAAGGATGGATACTCCAGTGCCGGGTTTGTCCTGGGACTGAGCAGGAAGGCCGACCAGAGCCTGGGCTGGGTTTTgccttcctgctcctccagcctcacGCTGCATGTGCTGCCTCTGCTCAGATCACCCTGCGCCGGGTGCCCAACCCTGCTGCCCGTCGGGACCGGGGGCTGATGCTCTGTTAACTCTTCTTCTGCTTGGTGACTCCTTCTTTCTTCCAGGCAACCCGCCAGTCCAAACTAAAAAAGCGCTGAAGCAGCGATTCCTCAAACTGCTGCCCTGCTGCCGGCCCAAATCCATCCCCTCGCTCAGTGAAAGCAAGTGCTTCTTCTTgcctttgtgtgtgtttgtccccggcggtgctgctgcctgctctccgccctggccctgcctgcGGGAAGGGGACGCCTCCAcctctcccctgccctggctgtcaggatcagccctgccctggaggggtCCGATCCCATGGGCTCTGCACCTACCTCTGTCTTTACCGGCTCACAGGCTGGTTTTCTCCCTCTTCATCTCCCTGGATCACTCCCATGGGATGCACAGCGGCAGGAACCGCTTGGGAGCTGGCTCAGGGCAGTGGGGCCCTCCCGGCACTAGTCTAAGGGGTGGGGGGTTGTTTCTCTAAGTTCAGGGTCGGTTTGGAGATGGAGGTGTGATGGGGGGATGAAAGAGTCTGAGCAGGGAGTGAGTGCAGAGTCCCCTAACCCCCTGTACTGGGTGTGCTTGGCCCCTTGGTGAGTCCAAGCCCCTGGTCAGGATCTCTCCCCGCTCCACAGTGCAAGCCAATTCCCCCTGGGAAGAGGTGAGTATGGAGGGGCAGGGTCTGAACCATCCCATAGAGAGGGGCTATGTGCCCCTCTTGGCTGAGTGGGGTCTAAGGGTGCTggttgctgcaggcaggggttGTGCAGCTTGGCAGGTGGTGGAGAGAAGCCATCGATGAAGGTGGGAGCACAGTGGGCAGGATGGAATCTGGAAAGGCAGGGGGGGGGCAGCATTTGGGGCTGGGAGTTCTGAGGGGCAACTCTCCTGCAGGACATCAAGGGTCTGAACTCCACAGGGCAGATGCCTGTGCTGGTGGGAGGAGAAGGGCAGGCAAAGAGGGTTTCAGCACTGGGGGGTTTTCACACCTGTTTTCTGCCCAGCCTGGGCTGTACTGGAGGGGGGGTTGTTGCCCAGTGTCAGTCCCTGGTCTGCAGCCAGGGTGTCTATGAGTGTCCCCTGCTGGCATAGACCCAGCTCTGGCTGAGcagagcaccccaaaaatgtgtcAACCTGGGCAGGTGGGAGACGAGGGGGTGTGCTGTGCAAGGTGCCTCTCCTGCCCCCTGGCATGACAAGATAGGGCAGGACAGTGCTGGCCTCAGCCACCCTCTCTTCCCCTGGGTTCCTTGCAGACAGTGTTGAGGACGAGTTTGAACTCTCCACCGTCTGCCACCGCCccgaggggctggagcagctccaggaacagaCCAAGTTCACCCGCAAAGAGCTGCAGGTCCTGTACCGAGGCTTCAAGAATGTGAGTACCCCTTGACCAGCTCTGATAGTCCCCACCTCTGCTGCCATGTCCACCTTGGGGTGGTGCTTTGTTTGTGAAGGTTTTTGGGACCTTGGGTTGAAGTTTATATAAGGCTACAGCCTGACCTTACCCGCAGGGAGCTCAGTGAGGAGACCTGATCTTGTTTTCCATTTCCTGGGGTGCAGAGAGCCCCCTTCCTGGGTGCCTGGGATTCAGAGCCCCTCCAGCAAGGGGTGCAGCCCAAAAAATCAGAGACATGCTCCAAGCAGCCTTTCTAGCCACCCCACCAGGCGCACAGGGCTGGGGAGGCAAGACAAGGGAGCCACAGGGTTTTAAGGGGGTGCTCAGCCCTTTTTTGCAATGTGGAAGTGACGCTGTGGCCTTGCCCTGGCAGGAGTGCCCGAGCGGCATTGTCAACGAAGAAAACTTCAAACAGATCTATTCACAGTTCTTCCCTCAAGGAGGTGAGTGCCCATcccaatccctgtccccataCACGTGGGTGCCTCTGCGGGGCAGAGGGTCACACAGCACCCCCTCACGCTGTCTGCCTCCCTGCAGACTCCAGCACCTATGCCACCTTCCTCTTCAATGCCTTTGACACCGACCATGATGGCTCCGTCAGCTTTGAGGTGAGCTGTGGCCAGGGAGGGGGTGATGGGTTGCAGCGGGGCAAGGAGAGCACGTCCCTGCAGGGACCAAGGGCTGGGGTCAGCAGCATTGCTGTTGCAGATGGATGAAGAGCTTTGCAGGTCTAGTGGAGTTTATTGAATTCCCAGAGGCAACGGAAAACCAatgaaaagcaacaaaaaaagggctttctgtattttctggGTAGGGTTGTGTAGGTACCCAGACCGGCAAACACAGCCATGGCTGGGTCTTGTTCAGACTTTGGCTGAACAGCAGGTCGTGATGCACATTGTCCTCTTGGTTGCTGTGACCCAAGGGAGTAGTGTGGGAAATGTATGGGGttaagcaatttttttctccccagactCTTTTTGATACCCAACATTTCACCTTTtcagcccagccccagggcacGTTGGCTTTGGGGCTGAGTTCCTCTCCGCAAGAGAATCAAGCAGGGCTGTACCCTCTGTGTCTCTGAGGCCCTTTGTGGCTGTAACTCCCATTTGCCTGCCTTGTCCACCCTTGCAGGACTTTGTGTCTGGGCTGTCCACCATCCTTCGGGGCACCATTGATGATCGCCTGAACTGGGCTTTCAACCTCTATGACCTGAACAAAGATGGCTGCATCACCAAAGAGGTGGGATGAAGGGGTCCAGACTGGTCCCCAGGGCCAGTGCCGGTCTGCACCTGGCAGGGACAAGGGCAGAACTTGGGGGTATTGGCTGAGCTCTGGAGGAGAGCTCAGGGGGTCAATATTTACTTGAGCTCAGCTTTGCAAGTGTCCCTCCTGGCCCCCTGGCACTGGTGGGACTCTGGGATGGAGGGTGGATGAATGGTGTGCAGCTTTGGGGCTCCACTGTGCATGCATGTGCACACATGGCCCCACAGTGTGCACAGAGCCAGCAGAAACACACCTGAGCACCCCACAGGTCCTTCAGGAGCATCAAGAAAAAGGTGTGGGTTGGGGACCAGGTGGAGGCAGAGCTGAACTGCAGTTGACACTGCAACTCTGTTCCCCTTCCCATCAGGAAATGCTGGACATCATGAAGTCCATCTATGACATGATGGGCAAATACACCTACCCAGCCATGCGGGAGGAAGCACCCCGGGAGCATGTGGAGAACTTCTTCCAGGTGAGCTGAGTACATCCTGGGGAAGCAGAgctccagcacagagctgcagtgaGTGCGGTAGAAGACACCCCACTCAGGGGATgaagcagggctgtgctggtccTGCTGGTGCTTGGGCATGCCTGGGGCAAGGGATGCACTGTGTCCAGTCCCTGTGGGATCTGGGCAGGGGGTACCAGGttctccctggggctggggctggccctGCTATGCCCCCTGTGCTGTGCTTGTCTGCAGAAAATGGACCGGAATAAGGATGGCGTGGTGACAATCGAGGAGTTCCTGGAGTCCTGCCAGAAGGTAAAgtcaccagcagctcttctctaaGCTAGGTCACCACCCTCTTCCCTGGGGACCTTTGTCCCTCCTGCTTCCTTCCTGCAGAGAGGAGGTGAAGCCAGGGCTCCCAGGGGCAAGGCTGGAGCTCTGCCTTGGGAACTGTACCCATGCCAGCATCCCCGTACAGATGAGGAGAGCTGTGGATGCTAGAAGGGCTTGGGAACTGCCTGTAATCCCTGGGGATCTTGTCCCATGTGCCAGAGCTGCCATGAGGGTATAGCCAGGTTTGGGGGAGCTGCCCCGGTTGCTGTTCTGTGCCCAACTTGCCTGCTtcccacctgctcctgacaggaTGAGAACATCATGCGAtccatgcagctctttgacagCGTGATTTAGCTCCCAGACCTGCCTCCAGACGAGCTCTCCTGACACTGGGCCCAGAACCTTCTTCTCTCTCTCGACTTTTCCTTTGAGACTCCCCTCCTCCggctgcacagacacccccatGGAAAGGGGCCTTCCTTCCCTGAGATGCAGTCAGTGCCGAAATCTTCCCtttcccctggcccagctctgctttcctcGGGGGATCCCAAGCAGGTGCTCCCAGATGTTGGAGCATGGGCATGGCTGGCACAGGATGAGCATTTCACCTGAATGGACCTCCCTGCATCTAATCCTGGTGGAAAAGATGCAGCCTTGGGCTGCAATAGAGATTTTCCCCATGCACACCACcctgtgcagccacagctcccctaCCC
This window contains:
- the KCNIP2 gene encoding A-type potassium channel modulatory protein KCNIP2 isoform X3, translating into MRSKGRKESLSDSRDLDGSYDQLTGNPPVQTKKALKQRFLKLLPCCRPKSIPSLSESKTVLASATLSSPGFLADSVEDEFELSTVCHRPEGLEQLQEQTKFTRKELQVLYRGFKNECPSGIVNEENFKQIYSQFFPQGDSSTYATFLFNAFDTDHDGSVSFEDFVSGLSTILRGTIDDRLNWAFNLYDLNKDGCITKEEMLDIMKSIYDMMGKYTYPAMREEAPREHVENFFQKMDRNKDGVVTIEEFLESCQKDENIMRSMQLFDSVI
- the KCNIP2 gene encoding A-type potassium channel modulatory protein KCNIP2 isoform X4, which encodes MCCLCSDHPAPGAQPCCPSGPGADALLTLLLLGDSFFLPGNPPVQTKKALKQRFLKLLPCCRPKSIPSLSESKTVLASATLSSPGFLADSVEDEFELSTVCHRPEGLEQLQEQTKFTRKELQVLYRGFKNECPSGIVNEENFKQIYSQFFPQGDSSTYATFLFNAFDTDHDGSVSFEDFVSGLSTILRGTIDDRLNWAFNLYDLNKDGCITKEEMLDIMKSIYDMMGKYTYPAMREEAPREHVENFFQKMDRNKDGVVTIEEFLESCQKDENIMRSMQLFDSVI
- the KCNIP2 gene encoding A-type potassium channel modulatory protein KCNIP2 isoform X5 codes for the protein MAAEAPWDLQGLQTVGIILLLCSSLKILHALGIIDLTRGDSVEDEFELSTVCHRPEGLEQLQEQTKFTRKELQVLYRGFKNECPSGIVNEENFKQIYSQFFPQGDSSTYATFLFNAFDTDHDGSVSFEDFVSGLSTILRGTIDDRLNWAFNLYDLNKDGCITKEEMLDIMKSIYDMMGKYTYPAMREEAPREHVENFFQKMDRNKDGVVTIEEFLESCQKDENIMRSMQLFDSVI
- the KCNIP2 gene encoding A-type potassium channel modulatory protein KCNIP2 isoform X2 produces the protein MRSKGRKESLSDSRDLDGSYDQLTDSVEDEFELSTVCHRPEGLEQLQEQTKFTRKELQVLYRGFKNECPSGIVNEENFKQIYSQFFPQGDSSTYATFLFNAFDTDHDGSVSFEDFVSGLSTILRGTIDDRLNWAFNLYDLNKDGCITKEEMLDIMKSIYDMMGKYTYPAMREEAPREHVENFFQKMDRNKDGVVTIEEFLESCQKDENIMRSMQLFDSVI
- the KCNIP2 gene encoding A-type potassium channel modulatory protein KCNIP2 isoform X1, with product MMDCVTLPLPCAIVPVPSPEHLLADPDSVEDEFELSTVCHRPEGLEQLQEQTKFTRKELQVLYRGFKNECPSGIVNEENFKQIYSQFFPQGDSSTYATFLFNAFDTDHDGSVSFEDFVSGLSTILRGTIDDRLNWAFNLYDLNKDGCITKEEMLDIMKSIYDMMGKYTYPAMREEAPREHVENFFQKMDRNKDGVVTIEEFLESCQKDENIMRSMQLFDSVI